GGGCGGGGGCATCTCATCGAGGCCGGGCAGGTGCGGGCCGGGCACCGACCGGAGGTGCCGGACCGCCGCGGTGTACTCGGGTACCGGCCCGGGTGCCGGGCAGTAACGGTGCCACGCGTCGGTGAAGTCGTCGCGGCGGTAGCCCTTGGCCTGCCCGTGCGGCGGTCCGAATCGGATGTTCTGGGAGGCGATGCCGTACTCACGAAGCAGCGTGCCAAGCCGCATCGCGGTCAGCCCGGTCCCGCTGTAGTCCACCCACGGTGCCTCGGGGTCGGCTTTGAGCCGTTCGAGCAGCACTGATGTAGGGATGGCGTCGAGGTCACCGAACACGGCGCGGCAGTCGGTGAGTAGTTGGATGCGGTCGGATGATGCGCTGTCGCCGTCCCGTTCGGCGGTCAGGGTTTCCGCGGCGTGCCGGCCCCGATCGGGCCACCCGTCTCCGGCGAGGTCAGCGACCGCGATGAGCGGTTCCCACGTGTCCGCGGCCCGATCTTCTAGCGGCATGTCCGGCTCGGCGCGTTCGAGCCGGGCCAGGTTGGGCCGTAGCCATTGGTCGAGACTGTCGGCGAGGTGTCGCAGGGCGGGGCCGTCGCGGCGCTGCCGGTACGGGGCGACGGTTTCACCGGGTGCCCGGCGGCGCATCCGCACGACCACGGCCCGGTCTTCGATGGTGTCCGGCATGGCGCCGATCCCGGCGAGCGCGGCCATCGCGAACGTGGGGATGGACTCGATGCGGTGCCGGGCGTGGTCCCACCGGATGGTCGGCCGGTTGCGCTGGTGTCCGGCGTTGAGCAGGCCGCGGAGGTCTTCGTTGGCCTCCCCTGCTTTCGGCCCGAAAACGGTGTCAGCCTCATCGAGCAGCACCGTGGGCGGGTCGTCGCTGCCGATCGACCGGTACACCGCGGCCGTACTCGCGTTGACAGTGATGAGCGGGTTGCGGCAGGTCGCCTCAACCACGTCCAGGAGTCGGGACTTGCCGCACCGCTTCTCCGGTGCGCGGATGACCAGCCGCGGCGCGTGCGCCCATGCGGGTTGCGCGTGGGTGGCGGCGATCCACAGCACTACAGCGTCGGTCGCCTCGGGTGAGGGCAGCACGACGTAGCGGGTCAGGGTGTCGTGTAGCTGGTCAAGGATGGCGGTTCCGTTCGGTGTGGGTGGCCCGGTCATGCGGCGATCCCTTTCTCCGATTGACGGTGGTAGTGGTGGTGGGAAGGCGGGGGCCGCTACGGTCACGGGCATGACCGACGAGACGCGCATCGCCCTGCGTAACTACGACTGGTTGATTCGCAACCGCCACGAGATCGAGTTGGCGTGGGACTCGCACACGTTGGTTGACCACTCCGGCGGGTACGACCTCGACATGCTGTGCCAGGAAGGGTTCACCCCGGCCACCGATGGAGACTGGCGCAACCGCGCCGACTAGCCACCGGGTGAGGAGCACTGGAACACTCGCGCGGATCTAGGCGGCCAGTTGGCGTGGTCGTGCGGCGCCAGCACGCAGCCCTGAAGCGATGGTGCGGCGGGCCGCGGCCGGCCGTAGTCCCGCGACCACCCCCGCGTGTTCCAGTGCTTGTGTCGCGTCTTCGGGGGTGAGCGCGCCACCGGCGACGAGCCGGCCGAGGTTCACCGCAGCGATGTAGAGGTTGTCGTTGTGGTGGTCGGGTGCCGCGGTGACGTGCGCACATTCCCGATCGATGACCGCGGTCAGGTAGGCGTGGTGTTGCCCGCCGGGTAACGCCCGGGTGCTCGGTGCGGACGGCGCTGGTGGGGTTGGTCGCAGGCGTTGCGCCAGCCAGTCAGGCAACGGCGCCGGGGCCATTTCACGAGCGACCTGGTACGGCCGGCCGGCGACGACGCTGCCCGCGGCGACCACATAGCCGCCGTGGCCGCGGGTGTCGATGAGCCACCCGAGCGCGTTCCCGGTCCCGCCGCGAGTGTTACGCAACGCCGTCCCATCCGGCGGGTGTTGGTAGTACAGGTGGGTGCCACCCCGCCAGTGGTAACGGCGTGCGTGTCGTCCGGGTAGGGGTGCCCGGCCTGCAAGCACAGGTCGGCCAGCACACGGGCACCATGGCCGTAGCCTTCAAAGCCTTGTGGCGCCGTCTGGCCGGGCTTGCGTACATCGAGGTCGATGACCACCAGCCCGGACGGGCCGCAGGCGATCCCGACGTTGTAAGGCGCCGCGGTCCAAGCGCGGCGAATGCGGTCAGGATCGGTGGTCGCCCGAGGTTCCCACCCGACGTGTGCCCCGGCTCGATGGCAGCGTGGGTCACGGCCGGTACACGTCTCGACGGTGTGGTCAGGAAAGGCTGGCCGCTTGTCGTTAGGCCGTAGCGGAAAAACGTGCCAGCCACGCCGCGCCAACTCCACCGCGGAAGCCAACAAATCCGCAGCACTACTCACGTCGCTATCCCCTCCGAACGTGGTCATGGGCTGGTCGGGTCCAGGTGTCACTGGGACGGCTTGAGCCGTCCCACCCACAAAAGCCGTCCCAGGGCTGACCTGCGAAAACACCCCTCTGGGACGGCTGGGACGGCTGGGACGGCTTACCCCACTGGTACCGGCGACGCAGGCCGGGCAGTCCCGGCGGTCAGTGCGGAAACGCACGCCGGTCATGCGTCCTGTCACGCTGTTGCCGCAGGTGTGTGGGGCCGGCCCATTGATCGGCACGGGCCGCCCCGTGATGTAGGTCGCGCCGATCCACAGGCCGCGTTCGGTCATGGCCTAGAACGGCGGCTCGTCGTCACCAAACCCGCTGTGCTGCGCGGTCGGTGCGACCGAAAACGGGTCATCGCCGGTCGAACCTGCGGTACGGGTCGGCGTCGCGGTGCGACTGTTACTGCGGTCCATCTTGCGGACCTGCGCGGTGGCGTACCGCAGCGACGGACCGACCTCTTCCACGTCCAGCTCGATGACGGTGCGCTTTTCACCCTCGCGGGTCTCGTAGGAGCGCTGCCGCAGGCGTCCGGTCACGATGACCCGCGACCCGCGGGAAAGCGACTCGGCCACGTTCTCCGCGGGCTGCCGCCAAACGGAGCACGACAGGAACAGCGGCTCTCCGTCCCGCCATTCGCTGCTTTGCCGGTCGAAGATGCGCGGGGTAGACGCGATCCGGAACCGGGTGACGGCCGCACCGGACGGGGTGAAACGCAACTCAGGCTCGTCGGTCAGATTGCCGATAACGGTGATCGTGGTGTCGCCAGCCATGGCGGGGTGTCCCTTCTGGACAAAGCGGGTGTGGTTATGCGGCTGGTTGGTGCCGTGCGGTTCGCGCAGCTGCGAGAAGTTCGGCCCGCCAACGCAGGGCGTAGTTCAGGCAGTTAGCGCAGTTGCGGTGCCGCCCGGCCCGGACGCATTCGGGCAGGGCGGGACGGCGAAGTTTGCGGGCGGTGTCTGACCAGGCCAGGGAATCCGCCGAGGTCAGCAAATGGCCGTGGGCGATCAGACCGAGGGTCTTGAACCCGAACCCGTGCAGCCGCCGCACACCGCAGGTGTGCAGGGCGGCCAGTATGCGCCCGGCTTCGGCGGTGCCCTGCCGGCGGCAGACCGACCCCACGCCCACCAGCGGCGCCGTGGTGAGGTCGAGGCCGGCCAGTGACCAGTAGAGATCTACGCACCGTAGGTAGTCGTCTACGGTGTCGCCTTGCACGACCGGAATGAATGGCAGGTCGGGGCGAGGTCGCGCAGTTGCGCGTAGTTGAGCACCGTGCGCCGCTGATGCTCGCCCACGGACAGGCCAGTGCCGGCGAACACGACCGGTCCGACCCGCCCGCCGTTGATAACGTCGGCCTCGCACATCCAGTCCTGCGGCGCGGCCCACAGCAGCCGGCCGACTTCATCGCGGTAGCGGCGCACCCGCGCGATGTACTGGCGTGGGGTGACGGTCCATCGGCCGTACTTCTGTAGCTCGCTGAAACCACCGGAGTCCAGCGCCCACGGCGCAGCTGCGCGAGGCAGCGTCTTATAGACGCGTAGCCGCGGGTCGGCGACGAATAGCGGCAGGCCGACCCTGGCCAGCCAGCCCGGCTGATGGGTGCCGAGCAGGAACAACGGCGGCGTACTCGTGGTGTCGCCAGCCATGGCGGGTGTCCCTCCTGGACAGACGAAAGTGGGATTACCGGGAGTTGGGGAAGTGGGTGCCTGCACACCAGGGCAGGGGCGTGTTTACGGCATTGGGTAGGGCGTTTCCGGTGTAGACGCGGGCGGTGATGCGTCCGCATTCGATGCAGCAGCGTCCGGAGGGTGGCTGTCCGGGCGGGGTGGTCTGCTCTAGCCACGCCCGTTCTGGGCAGGGTCCGATGACGCTTGGGTATGGCGGGCGGCATTGGCGGTCGCGGGGCGGATGGGTCATGGGGCAGTCGTTGATCTGCCGTCCGGGTTTGCCGTCCTCGCCGGGGATGAAGTGTCCGTGACCGAGCGGTCCGGGACAGCAGCCACACTGCCTGCCCGCCGGGCATTGGCCTTGCGGGACCCGACGCGGGGTGCGTCTGTCCGGTGGATGGTCGCGCGGGTTAACGGCCATCACGCCGCCCGGCGTGTGCTGTACGGAGGGGCGGGGTAGCCGGCACGGGCGGTGCGGATCAGCAGGGTGCGTAGCCCGGTCAGTAGGGTGCCGAGTTGCCGGTGGGCGTACGGCTCGACGGGTGAGAGCGCGACACGGACGCGGATTTCGGCGTACTCGCGTCCGTCCGCATCGCGGACACGGGTGAGGCTGCCCCGCCCGTGGCCGTGCACGTCTACACCGATCGGTGTGGCCCGATGCTCTCCCGCGGTACCGCATTGATGGTCGCGGGCGCACCAGGCGGTGTGGTTGGGGTTGAAGTCGAACAGGCTCATCGGGCGTTCCGGTGTAGCTCGCGCAGGTGGTTGCCGATCCGGCGTCCGATGCGCAGGCGTAGCCCGTCGCCGTGGCAGCGTCGGCACAGCCGGTACATGCGCAGGATGGGACCTCGCCTGCGACCGGTGCCGTGGCAGCGGCGGCAGCGTTTGAACGGCCACAGCCAACACGTCACCGCGTAACCGAGCGTGACAACGGCCGTGGCCAGCAAAAGAATCATGATCATGGATGGGGTGGGGGTTGCGGTTGCGGCGAGGATGGGCACAGCGGTCCTCCGTGAGCCGGTTTCGGGATGTGAGCGGGTGGCGACGCGACCCGCGACCGGTGGCCGTATGCGCTGACCAGGGCGGTCGCGGGTCGAGTCGCGTCAACGCGACCGGTCGCGGGCAGCGCGCGACCGGTCAGCCGGTCTGCCGGCGGGCGATGGCGGTGTCGATGTCCTCGACCTTGGCGCCTTTGAGCGCCTTGCCGGACCGCTTGACATCTACGCTGCGTACACCGAACGCGCGGACCTGCGCGGAGATGGACTCGGCGGTGATGTCGGCGTAGTGCTCGGGCAGCCTGCCGGCTAGCCGGTCGGCGAGGTCTTCCCACTGCATGCCGCGCTCGCCGGTCTCGAACATGGCGCGTACGTCGGCCAGCACGTCACGGGACGCGCGGGCGATGTCCTCGCCTGCGGCCATGCCGGTCAGCGTGCCGGCGACTTCGCGGAGCTTGCGCGCCGCGATGAGGATCTTTTCCGCGTCGTCGGCGTCCGCGAGGTACGTACGGACGGTCGGGGTGGCGTCGGACGCGCCGCGCAGGATGCCCACGCCCTTGTAGGAGGGCAGCAGGGTTGAGGAGTCGAAACCCTCGCTGTAGGCGCCGGATCCCAGCACCAGGTCGGAGACCTGCCAGGAGCCGGTACGCAGGCTGAACCTGACCTGGTGGTTGTCGCGGAAGCTGATGAACTGCTGCGCGACCTGCCCGGCGCCGATGCCGCTGGGCCGTTGGGTGGCGTCCACGAACATCACGCCCGCGGCGGGTGCCACCTTGACCAGGTACACGAACAGCGCGGCGATCTCTTTGGAGATCTCGCCGAGGTCGAAGTACTCCTGGAACTCGTCCAGCACGACCATCCGCACCGGCATCCGGTACTTCGGGTCCCGGGCGATTGCCCTGGTCAGCTTCCCTTCCGGGCACACGTCCACCGGCAGTTTCGACAGCCGCTCATACCGGTCTTGCACGTCGGCTTTGATCTCCCGCAACGCTTCCAACACGATCTCGGCTGGATCGCCGTCGCGGGTCATCGCCAGACCGAACGCGCACCGGTCAGCCACCAGCGCGAACTTGCGCCAGTCCGGCTTGCCGCCACCGTCGAGCACGGTGAGCTTGACATACGGATCGAGCGCGGCGTACAGCGCCAACAGGCGCGCGGCGAACGTCTTGCCCTGCCGCGGCTGCGCACCGATCAGGATCGAACTCCACATCAGCTCTATCGAGACCTTGTTGCCGCGCTCATCCAGCCCGAACGGGGCCGGCTGCCAGATGTCGGTCGGCTTGCACTTCAGCAGCGGCGTGCGCCCGGCACCCTGCGCAAGGGGGTCCTTGTCGGCGACCCACAGCGTGTGCCGGCGGTGGCTGGTGGGGTCGCGGGTGATGAACACCTGCGAGATAGCCACATCCAGACCGGACGCGATGGCGCCGCGGGCCTTCACCGCGTCATCGAACGTCTTGCCATACGGCAGGTCGATCGACACCTGCGAACCGGTACCCGACGCGTCCCGCGCCATGGTCGAGCCGAACTCCACTCGCTGATGCGGCTTGTCCGGATGCCCTAGACCGGCAGCGTAGTAGGCGCGCAGCACGATGTCCGGGTTGATCCGCCGGAACCTGCCCGCCACCGTCGCCGGGGTGATGATCGGCCGATCCGCCGGGCGTCCAATGTGGGCAAGCCCAGCAACCGCGGCTACTACAACGATTACGACGGTCCACCATGGAGCGAGCGCGTAAGCAAGCGGGCCACCGCACAGCACCGTGACCGCGGCGGCGATGAGCACGAACGCCCGCCACGCCCGGGTGGACTTGGCCTCCCGGTGCAGCTTGAGCCACATCTGCGGGTCATTGGCGTCCGCGGCGTGCTGGCGCAGGCTGTGCTGTTCCAGGACCCACCACCAGCGCAGCAGCCGCCCGGACAGCCGAAACACGCCCACCGTGGCCCAAAAGCCAGCCTGAACCGCGTACCACGGTGAACGCAGCGCGTGGAAACCGGCCCGGTAGCCAGTCACCTTCGCCGCGTGCTTGGCGGCGTGGCGCAGGTTGTGCCAGCCGCTCAACCAGGTCGGCACGATCGGTGCCTGCCGGCTGCTCTTACTGACCGGCGGGTCAACCAGCACCCCACCCGGCGACGGCTGCTCATCCAACGGCAGGTCAAAGTGGCTGCCCTGCCCACCATCGGCAGCACCGGGACTGCGGCGCAAGCGTGCGGCGTCGAGGTCTACCACGTCGGCGTCGGCAGCGAGGTCAGCCTCAGCCGCCCGCCAGTCAAACCGGTCACGGTCATCGTTTGGGCTGGTCACGGGGCATCACTTCCTCGGCTTGGCGTGGCAGGGCGTGCTGAACGGGTTTCGAGCGCCGCATACCGGGCAGCGCGGAGTGTCGTCCTTGCCCATGGCTAGGCAGCGTCCTTTCTGGACAGAGAGGCGAGTGCGGCGATCCCGGTGCGTTGCGCCGGC
The window above is part of the Phytohabitans houttuyneae genome. Proteins encoded here:
- a CDS encoding DUF3631 domain-containing protein — its product is MTGPPTPNGTAILDQLHDTLTRYVVLPSPEATDAVVLWIAATHAQPAWAHAPRLVIRAPEKRCGKSRLLDVVEATCRNPLITVNASTAAVYRSIGSDDPPTVLLDEADTVFGPKAGEANEDLRGLLNAGHQRNRPTIRWDHARHRIESIPTFAMAALAGIGAMPDTIEDRAVVVRMRRRAPGETVAPYRQRRDGPALRHLADSLDQWLRPNLARLERAEPDMPLEDRAADTWEPLIAVADLAGDGWPDRGRHAAETLTAERDGDSASSDRIQLLTDCRAVFGDLDAIPTSVLLERLKADPEAPWVDYSGTGLTAMRLGTLLREYGIASQNIRFGPPHGQAKGYRRDDFTDAWHRYCPAPGPVPEYTAAVRHLRSVPGPHLPGLDEMPPPPAKPPLGRLKPSRPQKPSQG
- a CDS encoding single-stranded DNA-binding protein; the protein is MAGDTTITVIGNLTDEPELRFTPSGAAVTRFRIASTPRIFDRQSSEWRDGEPLFLSCSVWRQPAENVAESLSRGSRVIVTGRLRQRSYETREGEKRTVIELDVEEVGPSLRYATAQVRKMDRSNSRTATPTRTAGSTGDDPFSVAPTAQHSGFGDDEPPF
- a CDS encoding deazapurine DNA modification protein DpdA family protein, translating into MQGDTVDDYLRCVDLYWSLAGLDLTTAPLVGVGSVCRRQGTAEAGRILAALHTCGVRRLHGFGFKTLGLIAHGHLLTSADSLAWSDTARKLRRPALPECVRAGRHRNCANCLNYALRWRAELLAAARTARHQPAA
- a CDS encoding deazapurine DNA modification protein DpdA family protein — protein: MAGDTTSTPPLFLLGTHQPGWLARVGLPLFVADPRLRVYKTLPRAAAPWALDSGGFSELQKYGRWTVTPRQYIARVRRYRDEVGRLLWAAPQDWMCEADVINGGRVGPVVFAGTGLSVGEHQRRTVLNYAQLRDLAPTCHSFRSCKATP
- a CDS encoding zinc finger-like domain-containing protein; amino-acid sequence: MPILAATATPTPSMIMILLLATAVVTLGYAVTCWLWPFKRCRRCHGTGRRRGPILRMYRLCRRCHGDGLRLRIGRRIGNHLRELHRNAR
- a CDS encoding cell division protein FtsK, which produces MTSPNDDRDRFDWRAAEADLAADADVVDLDAARLRRSPGAADGGQGSHFDLPLDEQPSPGGVLVDPPVSKSSRQAPIVPTWLSGWHNLRHAAKHAAKVTGYRAGFHALRSPWYAVQAGFWATVGVFRLSGRLLRWWWVLEQHSLRQHAADANDPQMWLKLHREAKSTRAWRAFVLIAAAVTVLCGGPLAYALAPWWTVVIVVVAAVAGLAHIGRPADRPIITPATVAGRFRRINPDIVLRAYYAAGLGHPDKPHQRVEFGSTMARDASGTGSQVSIDLPYGKTFDDAVKARGAIASGLDVAISQVFITRDPTSHRRHTLWVADKDPLAQGAGRTPLLKCKPTDIWQPAPFGLDERGNKVSIELMWSSILIGAQPRQGKTFAARLLALYAALDPYVKLTVLDGGGKPDWRKFALVADRCAFGLAMTRDGDPAEIVLEALREIKADVQDRYERLSKLPVDVCPEGKLTRAIARDPKYRMPVRMVVLDEFQEYFDLGEISKEIAALFVYLVKVAPAAGVMFVDATQRPSGIGAGQVAQQFISFRDNHQVRFSLRTGSWQVSDLVLGSGAYSEGFDSSTLLPSYKGVGILRGASDATPTVRTYLADADDAEKILIAARKLREVAGTLTGMAAGEDIARASRDVLADVRAMFETGERGMQWEDLADRLAGRLPEHYADITAESISAQVRAFGVRSVDVKRSGKALKGAKVEDIDTAIARRQTG